One part of the Raphanus sativus cultivar WK10039 chromosome 7, ASM80110v3, whole genome shotgun sequence genome encodes these proteins:
- the LOC130498099 gene encoding aspartic proteinase 36 encodes MDMSLTLRIIAVVFMVLIQYACGNFVFNVTHKFAGKEKQLSELKSHDSFRHARMLANIDLPLGGDSRADSIGLYFTKIKLGSPPKEYHVQVDTGSDILWVNCAPCSKCPVKTDLGIPLRLYDSKASSTWKKVGCEDDFCALISQSDTCEPNTKPCSYHVVYGDGSTSDGDFVKDNITLDKVTGNLRTAPLSQEVIFGCGSNQSGQLGQTDSALDGIMGFGQANTSVISQLAVGGNAKRVFSHCLDNVNGGGIFAVGEVESPVVKTTPLVPNQVHYNVILKAIDVDGEPLDLPPSIASFGGNGGTIIDSGTTLAYLPQDLYNSLIKQITARTPVKLHMVQETFACFSFTSNTDKAFPVVNLHFEDSLKLTVYPHDYLFSLREDMYCFGWQSGGMTTQDGSDVILLGDLVLSNKLVVYDLDNEVIGWVDHNCSSSIKVKDGSGAAYSVKADNLISASASSVINGTFVTLLSILIWVFLSFTS; translated from the exons AAAAGAGAAGCAGCTGTCGGAGCTCAAGTCTCACGACAGCTTCCGTCACGCTAGAATGCTTGCGAACATTGATCTCCCTCTTGGCGGGGATAGCCGCGCTGATTCAATTGG TTTGTACTTCACGAAAATCAAGCTTGGATCACCGCCAAAGGAATACCATGTTCAAGTTGATACAGGAAGTGATATTCTTTGGGTCAATTGTGCACCTTGTTCCAAATGTCCTGTCAAAACTGATCTCGGT ATACCTCTAAGGTTGTACGACTCAAAAGCTTCATCAACTTGGAAGAAAGTTGGATGTGAAGATGATTTCTGTGCCTTAATATCACAATCAGACACTTGCGAACCAAATACGAAGCCATGTAGCTATCATGTTGTGTATGGGGATGGAAGCACAAGTGATGGGGATTTTGTCAAGGATAACATTACTTTAGATAAAGTCACTGGAAACCTACGAACTGCACCCCTTTCCCAGGAAGTGATATTCGGGTGTGGAAGCAATCAGTCTGGGCAACTTGGGCAAACTGACTCAGCCCTTGATGGAATCATGGGATTTGGACAAGCTAATACCTCAGTCATTTCTCAACTAGCTGTCGGGGGTAATGCGAAGAGAGTCTTCTCACATTGCTTGGACAATGTTAACGGAGGTGGAATTTTTGCTGTTGGGGAAGTGGAGTCTCCTGTGGTGAAAACAACTCCTTTAGTTCCTAATCA GGTACACTACAACGTCATTTTAAAGGCAATAGATGTCGATGGTGAACCTCTTGACCTCCCACCAAGTATAGCTAGTTTCGGCGGGAATGGAGGAACCATAATTGACAGTGGTACAACTTTAGCCTACTTACCACAGGATCTCTACAACTCACTAATAAAACAG attacTGCTCGGACACCGGTGAAACTTCACATGGTACAGGAGACTTTTGCGTGTTTCAGTTTCACCTCCAA CACAGATAAAGCATTTCCGGTAGTCAATCTTCATTTCGAGGACTCACTCAAACTGACTGTTTATCCGCACGACTATCTTTTCTCACTTCGT GAAGACATGTACTGCTTTGGTTGGCAATCTGGTGGAATGACGACTCAGGATGGATCCGATGTAATCCTTTTGGGAG ATTTGGTGCTCTCGAACAAGTTAGTAGTATACGATCTTGACAATGAGGTCATTGGATGGGTAGACCACAACT GTTCGTCAAGCATCAAAGTGAAAGATGGGTCAGGAGCTGCTTACTCAGTCAAAGCAGATAATCTCATATCTGCTTCTGCTTCTTCGGTGATTAACGGAACATTTGTTACATTATTGTCAATACTGATTTGGGTTTTCCTTTCATTTACTTCATAG